One genomic region from Granulimonas faecalis encodes:
- the argF gene encoding ornithine carbamoyltransferase translates to MGVNIAGRSFTKILDYTPEEIQYLVDVSKTFKDMKRNGVPHKYLAGKNIVLLFEKTSTRTRCSFEVAGNDLGMGVTYLDPGSSQMGKKESIEDTARVLGRMYDGIEYRGFSQELVEELAEKAGVPVWNGLTDEFHPTQMIADLLTIEENFPMGVKGLKFVFFGDTRNNMGNSLMVLCAKMGMHFVGCGPKELRPTDELIATCEKIAAETGATITFTDDPKAAATDADVLYTDIWVSMGEPAELWAERIKELKPFQVNSELMGLAHKDAIFMHCLPSFHDTKTTIGEDVAEKFGIKEMEVTDEVFESRQSKVFDEAENRMHTIKAVMYATLK, encoded by the coding sequence ATGGGTGTCAACATCGCCGGCCGCAGCTTTACCAAGATTCTCGACTACACCCCTGAGGAGATCCAGTACCTCGTCGACGTGTCCAAGACCTTCAAGGACATGAAGCGCAACGGTGTGCCCCACAAGTACCTCGCCGGCAAGAACATCGTCCTGCTCTTCGAGAAGACCTCCACCCGTACCCGCTGCTCCTTCGAGGTGGCCGGCAACGACCTCGGCATGGGCGTCACCTACCTCGACCCCGGCAGCTCCCAGATGGGCAAGAAGGAGTCCATCGAGGACACCGCCCGCGTCCTCGGCCGCATGTACGACGGCATCGAGTACCGTGGCTTCTCCCAGGAGCTCGTCGAGGAGCTGGCCGAGAAGGCCGGCGTCCCGGTGTGGAACGGCCTCACCGACGAGTTCCACCCCACGCAGATGATCGCCGACCTCCTCACCATCGAGGAGAACTTCCCCATGGGCGTCAAGGGCCTGAAGTTCGTCTTCTTCGGCGACACCCGCAACAACATGGGCAACTCCCTCATGGTGCTCTGCGCCAAGATGGGCATGCACTTCGTGGGCTGCGGCCCCAAGGAGCTGCGTCCCACCGACGAGCTGATCGCCACCTGCGAGAAGATCGCCGCCGAGACCGGCGCCACCATCACCTTCACCGACGACCCGAAGGCCGCCGCCACCGACGCCGACGTCCTCTACACCGACATCTGGGTGTCCATGGGCGAGCCGGCCGAGCTCTGGGCCGAGCGCATCAAGGAGCTCAAGCCCTTCCAGGTCAACAGCGAGCTCATGGGCCTCGCCCACAAGGACGCTATCTTCATGCACTGCCTGCCGTCCTTCCACGACACCAAGACCACCATCGGTGAGGACGTCGCCGAGAAGTTCGGCATCAAGGAGATGGAGGTCACCGACGAGGTCTTCGAGTCCCGTCAGTCCAAGGTCTTCGACGAGGCCGAGAACCGCATGCACACCATCAAGGCCGTCATGTACGCGACCCTGAAGTAA
- the arcA gene encoding arginine deiminase, translated as MSKGLHVPSEIGDLKKVMLHRPGDELLNLPPDELERLLFDDVPFLPVAQEEHDTFAQTLRDQGVEVLYLEKLVAEALDAAPGARDEFLDQWISEAGITGKHAPAIIREYIDSFKDNYEMVLHTMAGVTKQEVQLPVKASETLRSIVGTDGDTESDLLVDPMPNLYFTRDPFAVVGNGVNLNRMYSVTRNRETLYGKYIFKYHPDYKDSPLWYRRNSAYHTEGGDVLNLNSHAIAVGISQRTEAAAIDVMANHMFWGHEDCPIDEIYAFNIPSSRAFMHLDTVFTQIDVDKFTIHPAIMGTLQVFKLTPGKEENEVKIEEMNDTLEHTLAKILGLDQVTLIPCGGGDPIAAAREQWNDGSNTLCVRPGTICVYQRNNVTNDILYKAGMELLVIPSAELSRGRGGPRCMSMPFWREDL; from the coding sequence ATGTCCAAAGGGCTACATGTCCCGAGCGAGATCGGCGACCTGAAGAAGGTCATGCTGCATCGCCCCGGCGACGAGCTGCTCAACCTGCCCCCCGACGAGCTGGAGCGTCTGCTGTTCGACGACGTTCCCTTCCTGCCCGTCGCCCAGGAGGAGCACGACACCTTCGCCCAGACCCTGCGCGATCAGGGTGTCGAGGTGCTCTACCTCGAGAAGCTCGTGGCCGAGGCCCTCGACGCCGCCCCCGGCGCCCGTGACGAGTTCCTCGACCAGTGGATCTCCGAGGCCGGCATCACCGGCAAGCACGCCCCGGCCATCATCCGCGAGTACATCGACTCGTTCAAGGACAACTACGAGATGGTGCTCCACACCATGGCCGGTGTGACCAAGCAGGAGGTGCAGCTGCCCGTCAAGGCCAGCGAGACCCTGCGCTCCATCGTGGGCACCGACGGCGACACCGAGAGCGACCTCCTGGTCGACCCGATGCCCAACCTCTACTTCACCCGCGATCCGTTCGCGGTGGTGGGCAACGGCGTCAACCTCAACCGCATGTACTCGGTCACCCGCAACCGCGAGACCCTCTACGGCAAGTACATCTTCAAGTACCACCCCGACTACAAGGACTCCCCGCTGTGGTATCGCCGCAACTCCGCATACCATACCGAGGGCGGCGACGTGCTGAACCTCAACAGCCACGCCATCGCCGTGGGCATCTCCCAGCGCACCGAGGCCGCTGCCATCGACGTCATGGCCAACCACATGTTCTGGGGCCACGAGGACTGCCCGATCGACGAGATCTACGCCTTCAACATCCCGAGCTCCCGTGCCTTCATGCACCTCGACACGGTGTTCACGCAGATCGACGTCGACAAGTTCACCATCCACCCCGCCATCATGGGCACCCTGCAGGTGTTCAAGCTCACCCCGGGCAAGGAGGAGAACGAGGTCAAGATCGAGGAGATGAACGACACCCTCGAGCACACCCTCGCCAAGATCCTGGGCCTCGACCAGGTCACGCTGATCCCCTGCGGCGGCGGCGACCCCATCGCGGCTGCCCGCGAGCAGTGGAACGACGGTTCCAACACGCTCTGCGTGCGCCCCGGCACCATCTGCGTCTACCAGCGCAACAACGTCACCAACGACATCCTCTACAAGGCCGGCATGGAGCTCCTGGTCATCCCGAGCGCCGAGCTCTCCCGCGGCCGCGGCGGCCCCCGCTGCATGAGCATGCCGTTCTGGCGCGAGGACCTCTAA
- the ppk1 gene encoding polyphosphate kinase 1, with translation MAKSPKKKKNNLKKTREAHKKRKDTGQKGQAPDKRAQKDKAHGGKKAKRDAAALKAYAKSASRKGHEESRRARAKEAPHQLRDYSYTQNREVSWLRFDDRVLTEALTPEVPLFERLKFCAIFQSNLDEWFMIRVGGLSTMEGLKNPPRDNKSDLTPAQQLDALFSLLPDLLGRQEEAFGAIERQLERFGLERVGVGDFDDRDNVAVGRHFDRVLLPVLSPLVVDPRHPFPNLRNGQLYVMCALDAGEEGELLGMVEVPPNAPRVVALPSGPDRYRYALVEDVIVQGLAHSDVFGSMVPTKCAVVRVTRNADIDPDGEGVEEEEDYRQHMKKILRRRLRLDPVRVEFQGSLGEELEELVREELGLSRERVSRLDIPLDLSYVYGLESKLPARHRQALLFEPFEPQGSPMVDASVPVRDQVMDHDVLLYFPYESMNPFLDLVRQAATDDECISIRITLYRVATRSRLCESLITAAENGKDVTVLMELRARFDEKNNIEWAERLSQAGCTVIYGSEGYKCHSKICQITYHGTDGIRRITCLGTGNFNEKTARLYSDFLLLTADKGIGEDGNAFFRNLTLGNLHGTYRHLGVAPSGLKPLIMRGLDREIGRARSGARGRVFMKMNSFTDRDVIDKVAEAVQAGVSVTLVVRGICCILPGIAERTEGLEIRQIVGRLLEHSRVYAFGEHADTLYLSSADMMTRNTERRVEICFPVLDPTCRELVVEYMDLQLSDNVKARRLTTSGTWSPIPVEADDPLVNSQEVLIALAYHHAMVNRGHADRGTPLSPELASLPPDVTRRLIALYAGYPATRVPNVAADVRPMAVGADPVVEDEVLARAVTAGAATLAEADKAVGENDAPASGLPHEPDFAADPDKSAAEPSPQKKEGAGGKDADEVKAEPTVEGSAGSEAPTTIVRRPPGRVAAALSLIGLGLRTLVMGPEAAQAAQAKADRKNEREQRRRERRRREGR, from the coding sequence ATGGCCAAGAGCCCTAAGAAAAAGAAAAACAACCTGAAAAAAACTCGAGAGGCCCACAAAAAACGGAAGGACACAGGCCAGAAGGGGCAAGCGCCCGACAAGCGCGCCCAAAAGGACAAGGCGCACGGCGGCAAAAAGGCCAAGCGCGACGCCGCGGCCCTCAAGGCCTATGCCAAGAGCGCGAGCCGCAAGGGGCACGAGGAGTCCAGGCGCGCCCGCGCCAAGGAGGCACCCCACCAGCTCAGAGACTACTCCTACACCCAGAACCGCGAGGTAAGCTGGCTGCGCTTTGACGACCGCGTACTCACCGAGGCGCTCACGCCCGAGGTGCCGCTCTTCGAGCGCCTCAAGTTCTGCGCCATCTTCCAGAGCAACCTCGACGAGTGGTTCATGATCCGCGTGGGCGGCCTCTCCACCATGGAGGGCCTCAAGAACCCGCCGCGCGACAACAAGAGCGACCTCACCCCTGCCCAGCAGCTCGACGCGCTGTTCTCTTTGCTCCCCGACCTTCTCGGGCGCCAAGAGGAGGCCTTCGGCGCCATCGAGCGCCAGCTCGAGCGCTTCGGCCTGGAGCGCGTGGGCGTGGGAGACTTCGACGACCGCGACAACGTGGCCGTGGGCCGCCACTTCGACCGGGTGCTTCTGCCTGTGCTCTCCCCCCTTGTTGTGGACCCGCGCCACCCCTTCCCCAACCTGCGCAACGGGCAGCTCTACGTCATGTGCGCCCTCGACGCCGGCGAGGAGGGAGAGCTGCTCGGCATGGTGGAGGTGCCACCCAACGCGCCCCGCGTCGTGGCGCTGCCCTCGGGCCCCGACCGCTACCGCTACGCGCTCGTGGAGGACGTCATCGTCCAAGGCCTCGCCCACTCCGACGTATTCGGCTCCATGGTTCCCACGAAATGCGCCGTCGTGCGCGTCACCCGCAACGCCGACATCGACCCCGACGGCGAGGGCGTGGAGGAGGAAGAGGACTACCGCCAGCACATGAAGAAGATCCTGCGCCGCCGTTTGCGCCTCGACCCGGTGCGCGTGGAGTTCCAGGGCAGCCTGGGCGAGGAGCTCGAGGAGCTGGTACGCGAGGAGTTGGGCCTCTCCCGCGAGCGGGTGAGCCGCCTCGACATCCCGCTGGACCTCTCTTATGTATACGGCCTCGAGTCGAAGCTGCCTGCCCGTCACCGGCAGGCGCTGCTGTTCGAGCCCTTCGAGCCGCAGGGCTCCCCCATGGTCGACGCCTCCGTGCCCGTGCGCGACCAGGTCATGGACCACGACGTCTTGCTCTACTTCCCCTACGAGTCCATGAACCCGTTCCTCGACCTCGTGCGCCAGGCCGCCACCGACGACGAGTGCATCTCCATCCGCATCACCCTCTACCGCGTGGCCACCCGCTCGCGCCTCTGCGAGAGCCTTATCACTGCCGCCGAGAACGGCAAGGACGTCACCGTCCTCATGGAGCTCCGCGCGCGCTTCGACGAGAAGAACAACATAGAGTGGGCCGAGCGCCTCTCCCAGGCCGGCTGCACCGTCATCTACGGCTCCGAAGGCTACAAGTGCCACTCCAAGATCTGCCAGATCACCTACCACGGCACCGACGGCATCCGCCGCATCACCTGTTTGGGCACCGGCAACTTCAACGAGAAGACCGCCCGCCTGTACTCCGACTTCTTGCTGCTCACGGCCGACAAAGGCATCGGCGAGGACGGCAACGCATTCTTCAGGAACCTCACCCTGGGCAACCTCCATGGCACCTACCGCCACCTGGGCGTGGCCCCTTCGGGCCTGAAGCCGCTCATCATGCGCGGCCTCGACCGCGAGATCGGCCGCGCCCGCTCCGGGGCGCGCGGCCGCGTGTTCATGAAGATGAACTCGTTCACCGACCGCGACGTCATCGACAAGGTGGCCGAGGCGGTGCAGGCGGGCGTCTCGGTGACCCTTGTCGTCCGCGGCATCTGCTGCATCCTGCCGGGCATCGCAGAGCGCACCGAAGGCCTTGAGATCCGCCAGATCGTTGGACGCCTGCTGGAGCACTCCCGCGTCTACGCCTTCGGCGAGCATGCCGACACGCTCTATCTGTCGAGCGCCGACATGATGACCCGCAACACCGAGCGCCGCGTGGAGATCTGCTTCCCCGTGCTCGACCCCACCTGTCGCGAGCTCGTGGTGGAGTACATGGACCTCCAACTCTCCGACAACGTGAAGGCCAGGCGCCTCACGACGTCGGGAACGTGGAGCCCTATCCCTGTGGAAGCCGACGACCCTTTGGTCAACAGCCAAGAGGTGCTCATCGCCCTCGCCTACCACCACGCCATGGTCAATCGCGGGCACGCTGACCGCGGCACCCCCCTCTCGCCCGAGCTGGCGTCGTTGCCGCCCGACGTGACCAGACGCCTCATCGCCCTCTACGCCGGTTACCCGGCAACGAGGGTCCCCAACGTCGCCGCCGACGTGCGCCCCATGGCCGTTGGCGCAGACCCCGTTGTGGAGGACGAGGTGCTCGCCCGAGCCGTCACCGCCGGCGCCGCGACCCTTGCCGAAGCCGACAAGGCCGTTGGAGAAAACGACGCGCCGGCGTCGGGCCTTCCCCACGAGCCCGACTTTGCCGCCGATCCGGACAAGTCCGCCGCAGAGCCGAGCCCGCAAAAAAAGGAGGGCGCAGGCGGGAAAGACGCGGACGAGGTGAAGGCAGAACCCACCGTGGAAGGGTCGGCAGGCAGCGAGGCTCCCACCACCATCGTGCGCAGGCCCCCCGGGCGCGTCGCCGCGGCGCTCTCCCTCATCGGCCTGGGGCTTCGCACCCTTGTCATGGGGCCCGAGGCGGCACAGGCGGCCCAGGCCAAGGCGGACAGGAAAAACGAGCGAGAGCAGAGGCGGCGCGAGCGACGCCGCAGGGAGGGACGGTAG
- the rlmD gene encoding 23S rRNA (uracil(1939)-C(5))-methyltransferase RlmD: MRLKIESMAYGPDAVAHADDGRAVFVTGAVPGDVVEAEVVREEKRLVKARVTAVLEPSPDRVEPRCPWASVCGGCPWAAMDYAAQLAAKRDNVVQSLSRIGHLGAERAEALVAPVLAPGASWGYRNKVELAVERRRGRAVVGMHAQGDSGVVKVDRCLLLDADHEGLVKAVSGSLSYLANSHNLNVERVGIRASRRTGDVEVALWTEPSPFPRAQAAKILGDATGASSIVRVMTKGPLKARKLAGTERLDGNGWWQERILDETMRVSAPSFFQVNTLGAEQLVQLVLEALEPGADDAAMDLYSGAGTFTLPLARRASWVDAVESYGPAVGNLRHNLERAGIDNADAVGGDAGREFPDEGADIVVVDPPRAGLAPDVVEKLSTLDARAIAYVSCDPATLARDLDRFEEAGRFSPVWVKPVDLFAQTFHVECVTLLRPRS; this comes from the coding sequence ATGCGCCTCAAGATAGAGTCCATGGCCTACGGGCCCGACGCCGTGGCCCACGCCGATGACGGCAGGGCGGTGTTCGTGACGGGAGCGGTGCCCGGCGACGTCGTTGAGGCCGAGGTGGTGCGAGAGGAAAAGCGCCTTGTCAAAGCGCGGGTCACAGCCGTGCTGGAGCCGTCTCCCGACCGCGTGGAGCCGCGCTGCCCGTGGGCCTCGGTCTGCGGCGGCTGTCCTTGGGCCGCCATGGACTACGCGGCGCAGCTCGCCGCCAAGCGCGACAACGTGGTGCAGAGCCTCTCGCGCATCGGGCACCTAGGGGCAGAGCGGGCCGAGGCCCTTGTGGCACCGGTTCTGGCCCCCGGAGCTTCGTGGGGCTACCGCAACAAGGTGGAGCTCGCCGTGGAGCGCAGGCGCGGCCGCGCTGTCGTGGGCATGCACGCCCAGGGCGACTCCGGCGTAGTGAAGGTGGACCGCTGCCTGTTGCTGGACGCGGACCACGAGGGGCTTGTGAAGGCGGTCTCGGGGTCGCTCTCCTACCTTGCCAACTCCCACAACCTCAACGTGGAGCGCGTGGGCATCCGGGCCTCAAGGCGCACGGGCGACGTGGAGGTGGCCCTCTGGACGGAGCCGAGCCCGTTTCCCCGCGCCCAGGCCGCCAAGATTCTCGGCGACGCCACGGGTGCCAGCTCCATTGTGCGCGTCATGACAAAGGGCCCGCTCAAGGCCCGCAAGCTGGCCGGCACCGAACGCCTGGACGGCAACGGCTGGTGGCAGGAGCGCATCCTCGACGAGACCATGCGGGTGAGTGCCCCGTCGTTCTTCCAAGTGAACACGCTGGGCGCCGAGCAGCTCGTGCAGCTGGTGCTGGAGGCCCTTGAACCCGGCGCAGACGACGCGGCCATGGACCTCTACTCGGGCGCCGGCACGTTCACGCTGCCGCTGGCGCGTCGCGCAAGCTGGGTGGATGCCGTGGAGTCCTACGGCCCCGCCGTGGGCAACCTGCGCCACAACCTCGAGCGCGCCGGCATCGACAACGCTGACGCCGTGGGAGGCGACGCCGGCCGCGAGTTTCCCGACGAGGGAGCCGACATCGTGGTGGTGGACCCGCCGCGAGCAGGCCTCGCCCCCGACGTGGTGGAAAAGCTCTCCACCCTGGACGCCCGCGCCATCGCCTACGTGTCGTGCGACCCGGCCACGCTCGCCCGGGACCTCGACCGTTTTGAGGAGGCGGGGCGTTTCTCTCCCGTCTGGGTGAAGCCGGTGGACCTCTTCGCCCAGACCTTCCACGTGGAGTGCGTCACGCTGCTGCGCCCCCGCTCCTAG
- a CDS encoding P1 family peptidase, with amino-acid sequence MRLPGFDDVYVGHRSDPEAGTGVTVVVAPAGAVGAVDVAGGAPATRETDLLRPEETVDRVYAVVLSGGSAYGLAASSGVMDELERRDIGLDLGVCRVPIVCGACLFDLAVGDPSVRPDAAMGAEACAEALDGSDAAGLAQGNVGAGTGCTVGKFLGPDMAMKGGFGWSSASAGPLVVTAVVAVNAVGSVTDPATGAPVAGARVAADSAAQVADPLSAILAGASMPLSVLDRTNTTISCVTTNAKLTKAQATKVAQMCSDGYARAIAPSHTTNDGDSVFVLATGQVEMPVDLVGVLGQRVLADAVASGCREARTAYGFPGAAG; translated from the coding sequence ATGAGGCTCCCAGGATTCGACGACGTGTACGTGGGGCATCGCAGCGACCCTGAGGCGGGCACCGGGGTCACGGTGGTGGTGGCGCCTGCGGGGGCCGTCGGGGCCGTGGACGTGGCCGGCGGCGCCCCGGCCACCCGCGAGACCGACCTGCTGCGCCCCGAGGAGACCGTGGACCGCGTCTACGCCGTGGTGCTTTCCGGCGGCTCCGCCTACGGGCTTGCAGCCTCATCGGGCGTCATGGACGAGCTGGAGCGCAGGGACATAGGCCTTGACCTCGGGGTCTGCCGTGTACCCATCGTGTGCGGCGCATGCCTGTTCGACCTGGCGGTGGGCGACCCCTCCGTGAGGCCCGATGCCGCCATGGGGGCCGAGGCCTGCGCCGAGGCGCTCGACGGCTCGGACGCGGCAGGTCTTGCCCAGGGCAACGTGGGCGCCGGCACGGGTTGCACCGTGGGAAAGTTCCTCGGCCCCGACATGGCCATGAAGGGCGGCTTCGGGTGGTCGTCCGCCTCGGCGGGCCCGCTCGTGGTGACGGCCGTTGTCGCGGTGAACGCGGTGGGCTCGGTGACAGACCCCGCCACAGGCGCCCCGGTGGCGGGCGCGCGGGTGGCCGCCGACTCCGCGGCTCAGGTGGCGGACCCCCTGTCGGCCATTTTGGCCGGCGCGTCCATGCCCCTGTCCGTGCTCGACCGCACCAATACCACCATCTCGTGCGTGACGACCAACGCCAAGCTCACGAAGGCCCAGGCCACCAAGGTGGCGCAGATGTGCTCAGACGGGTATGCCCGCGCCATCGCGCCCAGCCATACCACCAACGACGGCGACTCCGTGTTCGTGCTCGCCACAGGCCAGGTCGAGATGCCGGTGGACCTTGTGGGCGTCCTCGGCCAACGGGTGCTGGCAGACGCCGTGGCGTCCGGCTGTCGGGAGGCCCGAACCGCCTACGGCTTTCCCGGGGCGGCAGGGTAG
- a CDS encoding Maf family protein: MILASASPRRIELMHRAGFCPRVMPADVDERRLEGEAPLELVARLARMKALAMVEKAEVNELVVGADTIVWMGDEALGKPASPKQAQAMLTELSGRVHHVSTGCAMALHAADGSVADETFTCTTDVRFFDLEPAEISSYVASGECFDKAGAYAIQGLGSLLVRDIDGNYDNVVGLPVAELSRRMRAFLRTMGTDAS; the protein is encoded by the coding sequence GTGATACTCGCGTCCGCCTCTCCGAGGCGCATAGAGCTTATGCACCGCGCCGGCTTCTGCCCGCGGGTCATGCCTGCCGACGTTGACGAGCGTCGCCTTGAAGGGGAGGCGCCCTTGGAGCTCGTGGCCCGCCTCGCCCGTATGAAGGCCCTTGCCATGGTGGAAAAGGCTGAGGTCAACGAGCTTGTCGTGGGCGCAGACACCATCGTGTGGATGGGAGATGAGGCCTTGGGGAAGCCCGCCTCGCCCAAGCAGGCACAAGCCATGCTCACCGAGCTCTCGGGCCGCGTGCACCACGTGTCCACCGGCTGTGCCATGGCGTTGCACGCAGCCGACGGCTCTGTGGCCGACGAGACGTTCACCTGTACCACCGATGTACGCTTCTTCGACCTTGAGCCGGCCGAGATCTCCTCCTACGTGGCGAGCGGGGAGTGCTTTGACAAGGCGGGCGCCTACGCCATCCAAGGCCTTGGAAGCCTGCTCGTGCGCGACATCGACGGCAATTACGACAACGTGGTCGGCCTGCCCGTGGCAGAGCTTTCCCGGAGGATGCGCGCCTTTCTCCGTACGATGGGCACTGACGCTTCGTGA
- a CDS encoding DJ-1 family glyoxalase III, translating into MAKTCAVLLADGFETIEALAPADCLARAGAQVSRAGCTGSTVTSAQGVPVVCDAELADVDLASFDLVIVPGGLGGVDNLRACPAVAAELKRRAASSDLLGCICAAPALLAENGLLDGRVATCYPGCDTDFPAGVRPEKNGVYRDGNLVTASGPAFAVPFGLALVAALLGEEDARRVASAMLVE; encoded by the coding sequence ATGGCAAAGACATGCGCCGTTCTTCTGGCGGATGGGTTTGAGACCATCGAGGCGCTGGCCCCGGCAGACTGCCTTGCCCGTGCCGGGGCCCAAGTGAGCCGCGCAGGCTGCACCGGTTCCACCGTCACGTCCGCCCAAGGGGTGCCGGTGGTCTGCGACGCGGAGCTCGCCGACGTCGACCTTGCCTCCTTCGACCTCGTGATTGTGCCGGGCGGCCTCGGCGGCGTCGACAACCTGCGTGCCTGCCCTGCGGTCGCAGCCGAGCTCAAACGCCGTGCCGCCAGCTCCGACCTCCTCGGCTGCATCTGTGCCGCCCCTGCGCTTCTGGCCGAGAACGGCCTGCTCGACGGCCGGGTCGCCACGTGCTATCCCGGTTGCGACACCGACTTCCCGGCAGGCGTGCGCCCCGAGAAAAACGGCGTGTACCGCGACGGCAACCTCGTCACGGCCAGCGGCCCCGCGTTTGCCGTGCCCTTTGGCCTCGCCCTTGTGGCCGCCCTGCTCGGGGAAGAGGATGCCCGTCGGGTGGCATCGGCCATGCTCGTGGAGTAG
- a CDS encoding HAD-IIB family hydrolase, translating to MYHIVASDMDETFLGHNKRPTQSNLDAVAAMGKLGVRFVVATGRPYFSVQGILEEVGTKGDPDSYTITLNGGYVCANDGTVVAAHPLDAAVTERLRAFGEERGLCGHMYLEGRTLAMSLNDGEREFLRGRMEVVPSTWEEAASLDEPVYKILFENTDLDALHVLRDEAQDALGDLVDAVEPVFSSDRYVEFNPAGVGKGSGLAEIAATLGVPMDETVALGDSVNDLSMLEVAGLPLVVSNVSELARPLLPKGCRILRSSCDDGCMPEVLDDYLKPSMDQ from the coding sequence ATGTACCACATCGTTGCAAGCGACATGGACGAGACGTTCCTCGGCCACAACAAGAGACCCACCCAGTCAAACCTTGATGCCGTGGCCGCCATGGGGAAGCTGGGGGTCCGTTTTGTGGTGGCCACCGGCCGCCCCTACTTCAGCGTCCAGGGCATCCTGGAAGAGGTGGGCACAAAGGGCGACCCTGACTCCTACACCATCACCCTCAACGGCGGCTACGTGTGCGCCAACGACGGCACGGTGGTTGCCGCGCACCCGCTTGATGCCGCCGTGACCGAGCGCCTGCGCGCCTTTGGGGAGGAGCGGGGCCTCTGCGGCCACATGTACCTAGAGGGGCGCACCTTGGCCATGAGCCTTAACGACGGCGAGCGGGAGTTTTTGCGCGGCCGTATGGAAGTGGTTCCGTCCACGTGGGAGGAAGCGGCTTCGCTGGACGAGCCTGTGTACAAGATCCTGTTCGAGAACACCGACCTTGACGCCCTCCATGTCCTCCGCGACGAGGCGCAAGACGCCCTCGGCGACCTCGTGGACGCCGTAGAGCCGGTGTTCTCGAGCGATCGCTACGTGGAGTTCAACCCCGCAGGCGTGGGCAAAGGCTCGGGCCTCGCAGAAATCGCCGCCACCCTCGGCGTGCCCATGGACGAGACGGTGGCCTTGGGCGACTCGGTGAACGACCTCTCCATGCTCGAGGTGGCAGGCCTTCCCCTCGTGGTCTCCAACGTGAGCGAGCTAGCGAGGCCGCTTCTGCCAAAGGGCTGCCGCATCCTGCGGTCGAGCTGCGACGACGGCTGCATGCCCGAAGTGCTGGACGACTACCTCAAGCCGTCGATGGACCAGTAA
- a CDS encoding ABC transporter ATP-binding protein, with amino-acid sequence MDSSIQVKDLVKCFGEHRVLSGLSLSIAAGEAVAVTGPSGCGKTTLLNILGLLDTPTSGSVCLLGKAYPPINSRSAMLLRRSAINYLFQSFALIDSKTVRDNLLLALYHTKLAKKEKLSHIQEMLGRFGVGDKLDSVVSELSGGEKQRVAMSRAMLKPGDLILADEPTGSLDRRMANIVMDSLLRATRDAGKTLVMVTHDMTMADKCDRILTMEEGRLV; translated from the coding sequence ATGGACTCCTCTATCCAGGTAAAAGACCTTGTCAAGTGCTTTGGCGAGCACAGGGTCCTCTCGGGGCTCAGCCTCAGCATTGCCGCAGGGGAGGCGGTGGCCGTCACCGGGCCGTCAGGCTGCGGAAAGACCACGCTGCTCAATATCTTGGGGCTGCTCGACACCCCCACGTCGGGCTCGGTCTGCCTACTGGGAAAGGCCTACCCGCCCATCAACAGCCGCAGCGCCATGCTCCTTCGCCGCAGCGCCATCAACTACCTCTTCCAGTCGTTTGCCCTCATCGACTCCAAGACGGTGCGCGACAACCTGCTTCTGGCCCTCTACCACACCAAGCTGGCAAAGAAGGAGAAGCTGTCCCATATCCAGGAGATGCTGGGGCGTTTTGGCGTGGGGGACAAGCTGGACTCTGTGGTGAGCGAGCTTTCCGGAGGGGAGAAACAGCGCGTGGCCATGTCCCGGGCCATGCTCAAGCCCGGCGACCTCATTCTTGCCGACGAGCCCACCGGCTCCCTTGACAGGAGGATGGCCAACATCGTCATGGACTCGCTTCTTCGCGCCACCCGCGATGCCGGCAAGACCCTTGTGATGGTCACCCATGACATGACCATGGCCGACAAGTGCGACCGGATCCTCACCATGGAGGAAGGGCGCCTCGTCTAA